In one Nocardioides luteus genomic region, the following are encoded:
- a CDS encoding ATP-binding cassette domain-containing protein, which translates to MTATTARPLTGLLGHLGSERRAIAATIVLVAVSQVCLGAISVLLAAAVGHAVVLRSAPPGWLWALLAGLVVLRAVLTWGEMDASHALAFRVLARLRMALFDRYAVALPTRRRENVGRAASTAMSDTERLEFFYAHTVAQLVAAAVNALLGLVLLAVVEPVLALVTLTGLALVLSTVPLGGRRLETLGGEVVEATGALSDRVVDVLGGLREVLGYGIHGPVRRQIRETGAAAARAAGRLETTHRVLAGAREAAVTLVGVGVLVGVIGRDVAAEQVAALVVLALATVAPVAEAAATCARLPALRAAAARVGKELARPAALTRDTPVAAPPEGPLGLVMSEVGFGYDDRRVLDGFDLTIAPGEHVGLRGASGAGKSTVVALAGRLWDPDTGTVALSDSDSRQVAISAVDDVDLRAALAVVEQDGALFSGTVREAVAAPSTTDAEIEDLLARLGLAGTVTPGSHIGEGGLRLSGGQRARLRLARAVLHRPRILILDEPTADLDEASARLVTDLLGTVPATMLVVSHRHRTLGAMDRVVDIVPPEPSADPGNPRRARNHAGHAARER; encoded by the coding sequence ATGACCGCCACGACCGCGCGGCCCCTCACCGGCCTGCTCGGACACCTGGGCAGCGAGCGCCGCGCCATCGCCGCCACCATCGTGCTCGTCGCCGTCAGCCAGGTGTGCCTGGGGGCGATCTCGGTGCTGCTGGCCGCCGCCGTCGGCCATGCCGTCGTGCTCCGCAGCGCGCCCCCGGGCTGGCTCTGGGCACTGCTGGCCGGTCTCGTGGTTCTCCGGGCAGTGTTGACCTGGGGCGAGATGGACGCCTCCCACGCGCTCGCGTTCCGGGTGCTCGCCCGGCTCCGGATGGCGCTCTTCGACCGCTATGCGGTCGCGCTGCCGACCAGACGTCGCGAGAACGTCGGCCGGGCCGCATCGACCGCGATGAGCGACACCGAGCGTCTGGAGTTCTTCTACGCCCACACCGTGGCCCAGCTCGTGGCCGCGGCCGTCAACGCGCTCCTCGGCTTGGTCCTCCTCGCCGTCGTGGAGCCGGTGCTCGCGCTGGTCACCCTCACCGGGCTCGCGCTCGTGCTCTCGACCGTTCCGCTCGGCGGGCGCCGTTTGGAGACGCTCGGAGGCGAGGTGGTCGAGGCGACCGGCGCCCTCTCCGACCGTGTCGTCGACGTGCTCGGCGGTCTGCGCGAGGTGCTGGGCTACGGCATCCACGGACCGGTGCGCCGTCAGATCAGGGAGACCGGCGCCGCGGCCGCCCGGGCGGCGGGCAGGCTCGAGACCACCCATCGCGTTCTCGCCGGCGCGCGCGAGGCCGCGGTGACGCTCGTCGGCGTGGGCGTGCTGGTCGGCGTCATCGGCCGTGACGTCGCCGCCGAGCAGGTCGCCGCCCTCGTCGTCCTCGCGCTCGCGACGGTCGCACCGGTCGCCGAAGCGGCCGCCACCTGCGCCCGGCTGCCCGCCCTGCGTGCTGCCGCCGCTCGCGTCGGCAAGGAGCTCGCCCGCCCGGCCGCGCTCACCCGTGACACCCCGGTGGCCGCTCCGCCCGAGGGACCGCTCGGCCTCGTGATGAGCGAGGTGGGCTTCGGCTACGACGACCGCCGGGTGCTCGACGGCTTCGACCTGACCATCGCTCCCGGCGAGCACGTGGGCCTCCGCGGAGCCTCCGGAGCGGGGAAGTCCACCGTGGTGGCCCTCGCCGGCCGGCTCTGGGACCCGGACACCGGGACCGTCGCGCTGTCGGACTCCGACTCGCGCCAGGTGGCGATCTCGGCGGTCGACGACGTCGACCTGCGGGCCGCGCTGGCCGTCGTCGAACAGGACGGCGCACTCTTCAGCGGCACCGTGCGCGAGGCCGTCGCCGCCCCGTCGACGACCGACGCCGAGATCGAGGACCTGCTCGCCCGCCTCGGGCTCGCGGGTACGGTCACGCCGGGGAGCCACATCGGCGAGGGCGGCCTCCGCCTCAGCGGCGGGCAGCGGGCCCGGCTACGGCTGGCGCGTGCCGTCCTGCACCGCCCGCGGATCCTCATCCTGGACGAGCCGACCGCCGACCTGGACGAGGCCTCCGCCCGGCTGGTCACCGACCTGCTCGGCACGGTCCCGGCCACGATGCTGGTGGTCTCCCACCGCCACCGGACCCTGGGCGCGATGGACCGGGTCGTCGACATCGTGCCGCCCGAGCCCTCTGCAGACCCCGGAAACCCCCGCAGAGCCCGTAACCACGCGGGACACGCGGCGCGTGAACGTTGA
- a CDS encoding ABC transporter ATP-binding protein/permease: MMVDTLLLRTALRHPGPAATTVGLQVLVTATHLPQAYALAQGLFAVVDGDEDRAVAAAVWIAGIVAARWLLSWMQARAAARLGEDVRLAVRDEALRGVLVPTALHDPGRRDGGVRTALVDGVDGVDAYVTRYLPALAEALVLIPVVTVLLVLVHPLTGLAAGLAAAAALLAPLLWKRLMRRRSDDHWDTYEGLGSDLLEALRGMSTLRLLGQVGTTRARMARRSHDLHRATVRVMRTSLLDTALIDLAVQGGTLAAAGLALVASVNGSGVPPAELYLALMLVSEVFRPIRDLAGAWHAGYLGTSAVPALRRLGVGRDHGTGTSGPAEDDRQPSPGAALVLDDVSFAYPDGPAILDGVHAAFEPGAVTAVVGPSGAGKTTLLDLVLTHLSPTSGRVLLGDRPVRTSDVAVVSQRPVLFEGTVRENLRVSRPDASDPDLWEACAAAGIEEEVRRLPAGLDTPIASAGASLSGGQRQRIALARAVLSDRPILLADEPTSALDPAAARTVTATLARLSADRIVVVVAHREESLDGVERVLELADGHLTPLLDGSHV, encoded by the coding sequence ATGATGGTCGACACCCTGCTGCTGCGCACCGCGCTGCGACATCCCGGACCCGCCGCGACCACCGTCGGACTGCAGGTCCTGGTGACCGCCACCCACCTCCCTCAGGCCTACGCCCTGGCGCAAGGACTGTTCGCCGTGGTCGACGGCGACGAGGACCGCGCGGTGGCGGCAGCGGTGTGGATCGCGGGGATCGTGGCCGCACGCTGGCTCCTGTCGTGGATGCAGGCGCGCGCCGCGGCACGGCTGGGAGAGGACGTACGCCTCGCCGTGCGCGACGAGGCGCTGCGCGGCGTCCTGGTGCCAACGGCCCTGCACGACCCCGGCCGGCGCGACGGCGGTGTCCGCACGGCGCTCGTCGACGGGGTCGACGGGGTCGACGCGTACGTCACCCGCTACCTGCCGGCCCTGGCCGAGGCCCTCGTGCTGATCCCGGTCGTGACCGTCCTGCTGGTTCTCGTCCACCCGCTCACCGGCCTCGCTGCCGGTCTGGCGGCCGCCGCCGCGCTGCTGGCTCCGCTGCTGTGGAAGCGGCTCATGCGCCGGCGCTCCGACGACCACTGGGACACCTACGAGGGCCTGGGCTCCGACCTGCTCGAGGCCCTCCGCGGGATGTCGACGCTGCGCCTGCTCGGCCAGGTCGGGACGACGCGTGCCCGGATGGCCCGGCGGAGCCACGACCTGCACCGCGCGACGGTGCGGGTGATGCGTACGTCGCTGCTCGACACCGCGCTCATCGACCTCGCCGTCCAGGGTGGCACCCTCGCGGCCGCCGGCCTCGCCCTCGTGGCCAGCGTGAACGGGAGCGGGGTGCCGCCCGCCGAGCTCTACCTGGCACTCATGCTCGTCAGCGAGGTCTTCCGGCCCATCCGGGACCTCGCCGGCGCCTGGCACGCGGGCTATCTCGGCACCTCCGCCGTCCCGGCGCTGCGAAGGCTCGGCGTCGGCCGGGACCACGGCACCGGGACGAGCGGCCCGGCCGAGGACGACCGGCAGCCATCCCCCGGAGCGGCGCTCGTCCTCGACGACGTCTCGTTCGCCTACCCCGACGGACCGGCGATCCTCGACGGCGTCCATGCCGCCTTCGAGCCCGGCGCGGTCACCGCCGTCGTCGGCCCGAGCGGCGCCGGGAAGACCACCCTCCTCGACCTGGTCCTCACCCACCTCTCCCCCACCAGCGGCCGGGTCCTCCTCGGCGACCGCCCGGTGCGTACCTCCGATGTCGCGGTGGTCTCGCAGCGGCCGGTGCTCTTCGAGGGAACCGTCCGCGAGAACCTCCGCGTCTCCCGCCCCGACGCGAGCGATCCGGACCTGTGGGAGGCATGCGCGGCGGCCGGCATCGAGGAGGAGGTACGCCGCCTCCCCGCGGGCCTCGACACCCCGATCGCCAGCGCCGGAGCGAGCCTGTCCGGCGGTCAGCGCCAGCGGATCGCGCTGGCCCGGGCCGTCCTCTCGGACCGGCCGATCCTGCTCGCCGACGAGCCGACCAGCGCCCTCGACCCGGCCGCGGCACGCACCGTCACCGCCACGCTCGCACGGCTCTCCGCCGACCGCATCGTGGTCGTGGTCGCCCACCGCGAGGAGTCGCTCGACGGGGTCGAGCGCGTCCTCGAGCTCGCTGACGGGCACCTCACCCCGCTGCTCGACGGGAGCCACGTATGA
- a CDS encoding YcaO-like family protein, with the protein MTGSPTAMPPLDVERLVDKETGLIRRVREVLRPERAPLRYTSLTAEVSDARWLGDWPADRVSLGTTFGDVAGARIAAIAEGVERYCGNFIPDGLDPAEFRLGSAAELRDQGEPVIELDDLPSWSADQLARPDFPYRVLDDQVPTLWSRCREQPVTGYAEDAADVWMPHALVGLNWRQRRFAHLDRVFHLNYAGIATGQGAADAHDRGLLEVVERDALEVWWHHGGPARGIDTASVSGLSADLEGAPLDVHVVQMPTELAPAMAALVRDRETGVYAAGFSASTDPVRAVRKAVLEAVHTWIYTLGCRDADGWVFQAVRAGLMAPGLYLDHREDRRYLDAAGPDFANVRDLGAHVQVWLDPRVHRLAERFTAPALGTVPVFEVPATDVAEVRRRLHEGGHRVITRDLTTRDVAQTPLRVVRTFVTGLVPNAPAAFRYLGMPRFGEAARQRGWAPADPDEPLALCPPPHM; encoded by the coding sequence ATGACCGGGTCACCGACAGCGATGCCGCCGCTGGACGTCGAGCGGCTGGTGGACAAGGAGACCGGGCTGATCCGGCGGGTGCGCGAGGTGCTCCGCCCCGAGCGGGCGCCGCTGCGCTACACCTCGCTGACGGCCGAGGTCTCCGACGCACGCTGGCTCGGCGACTGGCCGGCCGACCGGGTCTCGCTCGGCACCACCTTCGGAGACGTCGCCGGGGCCCGGATCGCCGCGATCGCGGAGGGGGTCGAGCGCTACTGCGGCAACTTCATCCCGGACGGGCTCGACCCGGCCGAGTTCCGCCTCGGGTCCGCCGCCGAGCTGAGGGACCAGGGCGAACCTGTCATCGAGCTCGATGACCTCCCCTCGTGGAGCGCCGATCAGCTCGCCCGCCCCGACTTCCCCTATCGCGTGCTCGACGACCAGGTGCCGACGCTGTGGAGCCGCTGCCGCGAGCAGCCGGTCACCGGCTACGCCGAGGACGCGGCCGACGTGTGGATGCCGCACGCCCTCGTCGGCCTCAACTGGCGCCAGCGCCGGTTCGCCCACCTGGACCGCGTCTTCCACCTCAACTACGCCGGCATCGCCACCGGGCAGGGCGCCGCCGACGCCCACGACCGCGGGCTTCTCGAGGTCGTCGAGCGCGACGCCCTCGAGGTGTGGTGGCACCACGGCGGACCGGCGCGCGGGATCGACACCGCGTCGGTCTCAGGCCTGAGCGCCGACCTGGAGGGAGCGCCCCTCGACGTCCACGTCGTCCAGATGCCCACCGAGCTGGCCCCTGCCATGGCCGCCCTCGTGCGCGACCGGGAGACGGGTGTCTACGCGGCGGGCTTCTCGGCCTCCACCGACCCGGTGCGGGCCGTACGCAAGGCCGTTCTCGAGGCGGTCCACACCTGGATCTACACCCTCGGCTGCCGCGACGCCGACGGCTGGGTCTTCCAGGCCGTACGCGCCGGGCTGATGGCTCCCGGCCTCTACCTCGACCATCGTGAGGACCGCCGCTACCTCGACGCCGCGGGACCGGACTTCGCGAACGTCCGCGACCTCGGCGCCCACGTCCAGGTCTGGCTCGATCCCCGGGTGCACCGGCTCGCGGAGCGGTTCACCGCACCGGCCCTCGGCACGGTGCCCGTCTTCGAGGTGCCGGCCACCGACGTCGCCGAGGTGCGCCGCCGGCTCCACGAAGGCGGTCACCGGGTCATCACCCGCGACCTCACCACGCGCGACGTGGCGCAGACGCCGCTGCGGGTCGTCCGCACCTTCGTCACCGGCCTGGTGCCGAACGCCCCCGCCGCGTTCCGCTACCTCGGAATGCCGCGCTTCGGCGAGGCCGCGCGACAACGGGGCTGGGCCCCGGCCGACCCCGACGAGCCGCTGGCCCTGTGCCCGCCGCCGCACATGTGA
- a CDS encoding CocE/NonD family hydrolase: MTDPEVVPFPVGTRDGVVLGGWLARAIGAARAVVLVRTPYDAQAHLPLARSLARRGFDCLVQDVRGRYTSGGGWRPYAAEALDGVDTIDALHQRCPRTPVVAYGASYAAHTALETARVDRRMSRVVALVPALGPHETAYSVDGTPQHLDRLGWWAIHGFGRRAEPALAPEVLRAATAVADREGPMAAAAGLGWEPTRLDAFGDLWTTPALDLADHFGDATAPLLVVTGDADPFDAYARRLAAGWGSRSGAQSALVSGPWGHDLGTTEPALRAAYDAAGSPGRTILRWLTDGEPAPGQELRLDVASRAWSERPLVTTTTPATERGHA; this comes from the coding sequence GTGACCGATCCCGAGGTCGTTCCCTTCCCGGTCGGCACCCGTGACGGCGTCGTCCTCGGCGGCTGGCTGGCCCGCGCGATCGGCGCCGCCCGGGCCGTGGTGCTCGTGCGCACGCCGTACGACGCCCAGGCCCACCTGCCGCTCGCCCGGTCGCTGGCCCGTCGCGGCTTCGACTGCCTGGTCCAGGACGTACGCGGCCGCTACACCTCCGGCGGCGGCTGGCGGCCCTACGCCGCCGAGGCCCTCGACGGCGTCGACACCATCGACGCCCTGCATCAGCGCTGTCCGCGAACCCCTGTGGTGGCCTACGGCGCCTCCTACGCCGCCCACACCGCCCTCGAGACCGCGCGCGTGGACCGCCGGATGAGCCGGGTGGTCGCTCTGGTGCCGGCGCTCGGCCCTCACGAGACCGCGTACTCCGTCGACGGGACCCCGCAGCACCTGGACCGGCTCGGCTGGTGGGCGATCCACGGCTTCGGCCGCCGGGCCGAGCCCGCGCTGGCGCCCGAGGTCCTCCGGGCCGCGACCGCCGTCGCGGACCGCGAGGGCCCGATGGCTGCCGCGGCCGGTCTCGGCTGGGAGCCGACGCGCCTGGACGCCTTCGGCGACCTCTGGACCACCCCGGCGCTCGACCTGGCCGACCACTTCGGCGACGCCACCGCGCCGCTCCTGGTGGTCACCGGCGATGCCGACCCGTTCGACGCGTACGCCCGCCGGCTGGCGGCCGGGTGGGGCTCCCGCAGCGGAGCGCAGAGCGCCCTGGTCAGCGGCCCCTGGGGCCACGACCTCGGCACCACTGAGCCCGCGCTCCGGGCGGCGTACGACGCTGCCGGCTCCCCCGGCCGCACCATCCTGCGCTGGCTCACCGACGGCGAGCCCGCACCCGGCCAGGAGCTCCGGCTCGATGTCGCCTCCCGGGCCTGGTCCGAGCGGCCACTCGTGACCACGACGACGCCCGCAACCGAGAGAGGACACGCATGA